The Andreesenia angusta genome has a segment encoding these proteins:
- a CDS encoding pro-sigmaK processing inhibitor BofA family protein yields the protein MDIIIGYGIGILAIYIVAKLLSVPIRIISRLIFNGIAGGITLLLVNFVGEIFGITVAINALSALIAGFFGIPGVVLLIFLNNA from the coding sequence ATGGATATCATAATAGGATACGGAATAGGCATACTGGCAATATATATAGTAGCAAAGCTGCTCTCTGTACCGATAAGGATAATCAGTAGACTTATATTCAATGGAATAGCTGGGGGGATAACTCTTCTTCTGGTGAACTTTGTAGGAGAAATCTTTGGAATAACGGTGGCGATAAACGCTTTGAGCGCACTTATTGCGGGATTCTTTGGGATTCCAGGAGTAGTACTTTTGATATTTCTAAACAACGCATAA